The window GGACGAACGCCGTCACCATGACCACCAGCAGTTTCGCAGCATATGCCGGGATCCGTTGGGGAACGGCAGCGAAGGTGGAGCGGGCCATGCCCGTGGTGAATTCGGAGCTCATCAGCAGCACTCCCAGCGAGCCCAGGATCAGTTGGGCAAAGGCGATGCCGGACGTGGGGACGCCGACGGCCAGGTCCGCGCCCTGGGCGGCGAAGGCGGCCGCCGCCTCCGGGTCGCTGGCCGCCGCCTCCGAAAACTGTCCGGTTCCCCAGGCGGAAAGGGCTCCGAAGCCGACGACCACCAAAACGGTGCTGCCAAGCAGGATCACGGTGGAAAGGAGGGTGCGGAACTTGATGAATTCGGAGTTCAGCACCCGCAAGAAACTGGGCCCGGGCCCGGTGCTGGTGGCGGATACTTTGCCGGCGGGGGCATCGGCCGTATGCGCGCCGCGGGGGGACGGTTCAAGGGTGGTTGAGCTCATGGCTTAGTTGCCTCCGGTCTGGACGGGGGCGGCGCCGCCCGTGGTGATCAGCGAGTGGTATTCGACCTCGTCCTTGGTCAGTTCCATGTAGGCCTCCTCCAGGCTGGCCTGCAGCGGGGTGAGTTCGTAGACCATGACGTGGTTCTCAAGGGCGGCCCGGGCGATCCCGCGCGGATCCAGGCCGGTGACCTCGAGCAATTCAGTTTCTTGCAGCTCCACGGACACCCCGTCGCGGGCGAGCAGGCGCATCAGCTGGTCCGGCGCGTCTGTGCGGACGCGCGTGCGGATCTGGCCCTTGCCGGTGATGATGTCCTGGATCGGCGCGTCGGCGATGATCCGGCCGCGGCCAATGACGATCAGGTGGTCCGCGGTGACGGCCATTTCGCTCATCAGGTGGCTGGAGAGGAAGACCGTGCGCCCCTCGGAGGCCAGATATTTCACGAGGTTGCGGACCCAGACGACACCCTCGGGATCCAGACCGTTGACCGGCTCGTCCAGGATGATGGTCTGCGGATCGCCGAGCAGCGCGGCGGCGATCCCGAGCCGCTGCCCCATGCCGAGCGAGAAGCCGCCGACCTTCTTCTTGGCCACATCGGCCAGTCCCGTCATCTCGATGACGTCGTGGACACGCTTCTTGGGGATGCTGTGCGTGGCTGCCATGGCGCGGAGGTGGTTGTACGCGGAGCGGCTGGTGTGGACGGCTTTGGCGTCAAGCAGCGCGCCGACGTCCCGCAGCGGGGCGGCGTGCCGGGCAAAGGGGGCGCCGTTGACGGTGACGGTGCCCGACGTCGGCCGGTCCAGTCCCATGATCATGCGCATGGTGGTGGACTTGCCGGCGCCGTTCGGGCCCAGGAAGCCGGTGACCCGGCCGGCTTGGACGGTGAAGTTGACGCCGGCGACGGCGGTTTTATCGCCGTAA is drawn from Micrococcaceae bacterium Sec5.8 and contains these coding sequences:
- a CDS encoding ABC transporter permease, with the protein product MSSTTLEPSPRGAHTADAPAGKVSATSTGPGPSFLRVLNSEFIKFRTLLSTVILLGSTVLVVVGFGALSAWGTGQFSEAAASDPEAAAAFAAQGADLAVGVPTSGIAFAQLILGSLGVLLMSSEFTTGMARSTFAAVPQRIPAYAAKLLVVMVTAFVLTAVSVYLAGLVSLPILENYNLKLDLASSQSVKLLLVNSLYVAAVAAIGMALGSLIRNSAGGIMSLVGLFFVAPIAFQLIPGDFFVEARKYLPGNTVEPMTAAQHMPDTLEAWQAALVLGAWVVIPVVLAGVLLKRRDV
- a CDS encoding ATP-binding cassette domain-containing protein; this translates as MIEARGLTKVYGDKTAVAGVNFTVQAGRVTGFLGPNGAGKSTTMRMIMGLDRPTSGTVTVNGAPFARHAAPLRDVGALLDAKAVHTSRSAYNHLRAMAATHSIPKKRVHDVIEMTGLADVAKKKVGGFSLGMGQRLGIAAALLGDPQTIILDEPVNGLDPEGVVWVRNLVKYLASEGRTVFLSSHLMSEMAVTADHLIVIGRGRIIADAPIQDIITGKGQIRTRVRTDAPDQLMRLLARDGVSVELQETELLEVTGLDPRGIARAALENHVMVYELTPLQASLEEAYMELTKDEVEYHSLITTGGAAPVQTGGN